The Pseudalkalibacillus hwajinpoensis DNA window CTCTGTTGATGATGGATCAGCATCATCAGCTCTTCCCCGAAGAATACATCGGAGCCTTTGATTTAACATCTGTTTTAATTATTCCTTTAAGTGTTGAACGCATCGCGATTGGCTGTGTTCTAATTGATGAAAAGGAAGAAGGAGTTACGATTCATCAAGGATTAATAGATGATGTGATGTTTTATTTTCAACAGGCGCTCGCTTATTTGCTTCCTGCCACCTCACTGTCCCCCAATCCGTTAAGCCCTAGAGAAACAGAAGTTCTTCAGCATGCAGCAGATGGAAACAGCACGAAAGAAATTGCTCGTCTATTACGAATAAGCGATTTTACAGCTCGGGATTATATCAGCTCGGCGCTTCGGAAATTGAATGCTAACCATCGAGCAGAGGCCGTTGCAAAAGCATTGAGAGAAAAATGGATTCATTAGCATGCAGCTGCACGTGGTGTCCCGTTTAAAACCCCTTGAATAAATACTAAATTTTCAGTAAACTTATAATACTAACCAGTTGGTATCTAATCGAAATGGAGGAGGGAATACATGACACCTAGCGCTAAAAACGTTCATTACCGGACATGTCCACTTTGCGAGGCGACGTGCGGTCTTGAAATTCATACAGTAGACGATGAGGTTACACATATTCAGGGTGACAAAGAGGATCCGTTTAGTAAGGGATATCTATGTCCTAAAGGATTTAGTTTGAAAGAACTTCATCATGATCCTGATCGCATTCGAGAGCCTATGATCCGAAAAGGTATAGAGTGGTTTACGGTGAGCTGGGAAGAGGCTTTTAACGAAGTGCGTAAAGGGTTACGTAGTGTGATTGAAGCACATGGGAAAGACGCGGTAGCTGTCTATCTTGGTAACCCCAATGTTCATAATTTATCGGGGATGCTGTACTTACCACTTTTTCTGCGTGCGCTTGGTAGTCGAAATCAATATTCAGCGAGTACTGTTGATCAGATTCCAAAGCAGCTGGCTGCAGAGTTTATGTATGGAAGTGATTTTAGTATTCCAATTCCAGATGTGGACCGTACTCAGTATTTTCTAGTAATCGGGGCGAATCCAGTCGTATCAAACGGTAGTTTAATGACAGGTCCTAACATGAGAGGGAGACTCAAGGCTTTACAGAAACGCGGGGGGCGCCTTGTAGTCGTCGATCCAGTTCGTACGGCTACCGCAAAAGTAGCAGATGAGCACCATTTCATCAAACCAGGTACGGATGGATATTTTCTATTTAGTTTACTCTACACCTTATTTGACGAAAGAATAGCAAAGGAAAGTTATTTGGCGGATCATCTAAACGGACTTGAAGACGTAAAAGAACTGGCAAAAGAATTTCCACCTGAAAAGACAGCGCCTGTATGTGGTGTAGAAGCGGAAACGATTCGTTCTATAGCAAGAGATATTGCTTCTGCCACGTGTGCAGCTGTCTATGGACGCATGGGTACTTGTACTCAATCGTTCGGAACGGTGAATAGCTGGCTGATTGATGTCATTAATCTCGTGACTGGAAATCTTGATCGTGAAGGCGGTGTGATGTTCACCACACCAGCTGCAGGAGGAACGAAGTCCAGAAAGAAAGGTTACAGATTCGGGCGCTTTAAAAGCAGAGTAAGTGGTATGCCTGAGGTTCTTGGGGAGCTTCCAGTCGCATGTCTGGCCGAGGAAATGGACACCCCAGGGGAGGGACAGGTCCGTGCGTTTGTAACCGTTGCGGGTAATCCAGTATTATCAACGCCAAATAGCGAACGCTTACAAAAGGCGGTTGAGAACCTCGATTTCATGGTAAGCGTCGACTGCTATCTGAATGAAACTACTCGAAATGCCAATGTGATCCTCCCTGCTCCAACACCACTGGAACGGTCACATTACGACCTTTCATTCTATCAGCTTTCAGTGCGGAACATTTCGCATTATTCAGCTCCGGTGTTTGAGAAAGAGGAAGGGCAACTTGATGAGTGGGAAATATTGTTGAAGCTGGCCTCATTAATTGGTGAGAAGGAGCCAGAGGACAATGCGGTTACTCAATTTGATGCCGCGACGATTCAATTTTTAATTAATAAAGATGTAAAGAATGAGCAGTCGCCCCTATTTGGACGTAAGCCTGAAGAGCTCATGGCTGCTCTTCAGAAGAGAGCAGGTCCAGAGCGAATGCTGGATTATATGCTTAGAACAGGTCCATATGGTGATCATTTTAAGAAGCAAGACGGATTAAGCCTGTCAAAATTAGAAGAGAACCTCCATGGTCTTGATTTAGGACCATTGCATTCTCGAATTCCTGAAGTGCTTCTCACTCATACGGGTAAAATTGAGCTGGCACCTGAACTGATCGTAAAGGATGTTGAGAGACTTAAGGATGAATTAGGACATCAGGCGGAAATGATGTTAATCGGAAGAAGAAACTTACGGTCCAACAACTCTTGGATGCACAATTTGCCAGTGCTAATGAAAGGAAGGGACCGCTGCACGCTATTGCTTCATCCATCAGATGGAAATAGATTTCATTTAAAAGACGGGGAGCTTGCGGAAGTGGAATCAGAAGCAGGCCGTCTTGAAGTGACGGTGGAGTTAACAGATGACATTATGCCAGGTGTAGGAAGTATTCCACATGGATACGGGCATAACCTTAAGGGGACGAAAATGTCGATTGCAAAAGAAAATGAAGGTGTAAATACAAATCTCTTAAGCTATGAGAAACGGTTGGATGCTGTGTCGGGAACGGCAGTGCTAAATGGAATTCCAATCGTGGTAAGGAAAGCAAAGCAGGGGAGGAATGAGCATGGCGATGTACGCTCTGAATTTGTTTAATGTAAAAAATGGAGAAGAATATGCGGAATATGCGAGAAGGGCAGAAGAACCAGTTCGTAAATATGGCGGTAAAGTCATCGCAATTGGCAAGCTGGACTCATCGCCTGAAGGGGATATCCCTCCAAGACAGGTGATGATGCTTGTGGAGTGGGAATCGAAAGAAGGAATTTACAAATATATAAGTGATCCGGATCTTGAGGGTTTGCACCCGCATCGTGAGCTCGGGGTTGATGATTTTATCTGGCATCTTTTTGAGAAGTTAGAAGATCTTAAGCCCGTTTTAAAATAGAAATAACTCGATCCAACATGAGACGATAACCGTTTACTTCGTTGGTGCACAATTCAAATCATAAAAACACATGGGTTCCACACACAGGAAATAAAGACTGACCCGGTTTATCAGGTCCACACTAGAAGGTAGAGTAAAAGAATCAAGCATTTTTATATTAGTAGACTTTGTTCCCCTTGATACACGTCCTGTACTTTTATAGCCTTTTACTGTCTTCTCTTGTGCTTATTGAAGCGTAAATGAAAAAGTCCGCCTGTAATGGCGGACTTTTTGCTGTGTGTTTGGTTAGATGCGTTTTGTAGAAATGGCTTCACGCATACGCTGAAGCGAACGCTGCGATTTTTCTTTTCGTGCAATCATGATATTCACATGGAGCGCATCAACAATACTCAATTGAGCAATTCTAGAGGCAAGTGCCTCTGACCGAAACTCAGTTTCTTGTGAAACAGTATAGAGAGGGATATCAACTTTTTTACTTAAAGGTGAGGTTGCTAGATTCGTGATGCCGATAATGGTGGCCCCGGTCTCTCTGGCGATATCTGCTACCCTCAAAATATCTTTATTTGTGCCTGAATGGGAGATAAGAACCGCTGTGTCATTCTTCGATAACTGCGAAGCTGACATCATTTGAAGGTGGGCATCACTATAAGCGGTTGTTCGTAGCCCCGTACGGATGAATTTATGCTGTGCATCCATCGCAATGATTCCTGATCCACCATTGCCATAGAATTCAATATGATCTGCCTGCATTAAAGCGTTAACAGCCTGAGCAATAGTCCTGTCATCAAGAATGTGTAATGTATCCTCAAGCGTGCGAATGTTAGAGCGAATCACTTTCTCCGCAACTTCCTTCGTTGAATCGGATTCTGATATGGTTTCATGAATATCCTGGATCGGATTTACAATTTCTGCTGCAAGTGCAATTTTCATCGCCTGAAATCCTTTAAAACCGATTCGCTTACAAAATCGAAAGACAGTAGCATCGGCTACATTAAGGTCTTCTGCAACCTGGTTAATCGTGCTGTGGATGATTTTATTAGAATGATCCAGAATGTAATCGGCAACCTGTCTTTCTTTTTCACTGAATTGTGAATAAGAAGAGCGGATTCTCGGAAGGCAGTGACGGGTTTCGTTGTGGGGCATGTTTATTCTCCTCTCTATCAACCCTGATTGTCTTATTGTAACCGATTACAAAGAATATGAAAATAGATTTCATGAAAGCGGTTGAAATGAAAAAAATTTAATGTATAATGACGTTGTAGGAAAAAATATTTCTTCCGGGCGAGGAGTTTTAATATGAATGTAGGATTAATTGGTCTTGGAAAAATGGGATACAACCTAGCTTTGAACTTACGGGAGCATGAACATAATGTAGTTGTGCATGATGCGAATGACAACCAGGTTCAGAAAATGAACGACGAAGGATTTAATGGAAAGCATTCTCTTAAAGAAGTGGTTGAAGCACTAGAAACACCACGAATTCTCTGGATGATGGTTCCTGCAGGAGACATAACAGAGGCCGTTACAACTGAATTGTCGGGCCTTCTTGAAAGCGGTGACATCGTAATTGACGGTGGGAATTCTCACTATAATGACTCCAAACGCAGAGCAGAGCAGCTATTAGAAAAGAAAATTTCTTTCTTTGACGTTGGAACCAGCGGTGGAAAATCCGGAGCGCGAAATGGAGCATGTACGATGATCGGCGGAGATGGGGCCGTATTTGAAACAATCGAACCGCTCTTTAAAGATATTTGCGTTGAAAACGGTTACCTGTATGCAGGTCCTTCTGGAAGCGGTCATTTCTTAAAAATGGTACATAATGGCGTGGAATATGGCATGATGCAATCCATTGCAGAAGGATTTGACCTTTTAAGCAAAAGTGAATACGACTTCGATTACGAGAAGGTAGCGCGCGTCTGGAACAATGGTTCTGTTATTCGTTCGTGGCTCATGGAGCTTACGGAGCAGGCGTTCTCAAAGGACGCTAACCTTGATGAAATTCGCGGTATTATGAATTCATCAGGAGAAGGAAAATGGACTGTAGAAACAGCACTGGATTTACAAACCGCTACCCCGGTCATTGCACTAGCGCTAATGATGCGCTACAGATCACTTGAGGATGATACATTTACTGGAAAAGTTGTCGCTGCGCTTCGAAATGAATTCGGCGGTCATGCAACAGAAAAAGCAAACTAAGGAGGAGATCTTATGTCAGGAAATATGTTAATTTTGATCGCGTTGCTTGCCATTTTTGCCCTTCTATTTCTCGTTATTCGTACAAAGCTGCACGCATTTGTAGCCTTACTACTTGTCAGTTTACTAGTTGGTATCGCTGCTGGTATGCCCCTTGAAGGTGTCATTGAATCGATTACAGCTGGTATGGGCGGTACACTAGGTTTCGTTGCAGTTGTTGTTGGACTTGGTGCTATGTTTGGTCAAATGCTTGAAGTATCAGGTGGGGCAGAGCGCCTTGCACAAACGCTCATTAAGAAATTCGGTGAGGACAGAGCACAATGGGCACTTGGTTTAACGGGTTTCATTGTTGCAATTCCTGTATTCTTCGATGTTGGCTTCATTATTCTCGTACCTCTGGTTTATAGCCTTGCAAAGAAAACAGGGAAATCACTTTTACACTATGCGATCCCGCTTCTTGCTGGTCTTGCTGTAACACACAGCTTTATTCCACCAACTCCAGGACCAATCGCGGTTGCTGATTTAATTGGTGCTGATCTTGGCTGGGTTATTCTATTCGGTTCACTTGCGGGTATTCCATCAATGATTATTGCAGGTCCGTGGTTTGGTCGCTATATCGGAAAGAAAATTCACGTTACAGTTCCTGACTATATGGAGCTTGAAAAGAAAGAGTATGACAAAGAGCTTCCTAGTTTTGCTCTTGTCACAAGTTTGATTCTTATCCCACTTGTTTTGATTCTGCTGAACACGCTTTCAGATGTCATTCTACCTGAAGGAAGCAATGTGAGAGCATTCTTATCATTCATGGGCCACCCGTTTGTTGCCCTAACAATCGCAACACTTCTTGCGTTCATTCTGCTTGGTACAATGCGGGGTTATACGAAGGAAGACGTTCAGGGGATTGCGAATAAAGCACTTGAACCTGCTGGTATTATTATTCTTGTAACTGGAGCCGGCGGTGTATTTAAGCAAGTTCTAATAGATTCAGGTGTTGGGGAAGTACTTGGAGATAAAATGGCGTCATCTGCACTACCTCCAATTCTACTGGCCTTCTTAATTGCTGCTGCAGTTCGTGTCGCGCAAGGTTCAGCAACTGTATCCATGGTTACCGCTGCAGGTCTTATGTCACCGTTAATCACAAGCATGAACATGGAAGGACCGGTACTCGGACTAATGGTTATCGCCATTGCAGCCGGTGCAACCGTTCTATCTCATGTTAACGATTCTGGTTTCTGGCTTGTGAACAGGTTCCTTGGTTTGAGTGAAAAAGATACCCTGAAATCGTGGACCATCATGGAAACGTTAATAGGGGTAGTCGGATTTATGGTTGTCTTTGTATTAAGTTTCTTTATCAGCTAAGCTAACGATAGAAAATGATGCGAACATCTTCATGGTGTTCGCTTCTTTCGCTCATAATATTAATAATGTTGGAGGAATGGCTCATGACTATGAACAAACGATTTATGATTGGTGTGGATATCGGTACGACAAGTACGAAAGCCGTTCTATATAAAGAGGATGGAAAACCAGTTTCAAAACACAATGTAGAGTATCCACTATATACGCCGACACCGGCAACTGCGGAGCAAAAACCTGAGGAAATTCTTCTGGCCGTCGTCGAGTCGATTCGAACGGTGATACAGGACAATCGTTTGAAAGCGGAACAGGTGAAATTCGTTTCTTTCAGCTCTGCCATGCACAGCTTGATCGCTGTTGATGAAGCAGGTAAACCCCTTACGAATTGCATCACCTGGGCAGATAACCGAAGTGCGAAGTGGGCAGAAAAAATTAAAAATGAGATGGATGGACATGAAATTTATCGTCGGACAGGTACACCAATTCATCCGATGTCACCACTCGCTAAGCTTGTCTGGTTGAAGAATGACGAAACTGAATTATTTACATCTGCTTCGAAATTCATTTCGATTAAGGAATATGTTTTCTATCGCTTTTTCCATGAATATGTTGTTGACTATTCTATTGCATCTGCAACAGGTTTGTTTAATCTCGAGCAGCTTGATTGGGATAAAGAGGCGCTTGAAATCGCTGGTGTATCGGCAGATCAGCTTTCAAAACCGGTTTCTACAACTCACGTGGTTGAAGGTTTAAAAGCCCCCTATATTGAAGAAACGGGACTAAATGCATCGACGAAATTTATTCTTGGTGCAAGTGACGGCGTTCTTTCAAATCTTGGTGTTAATGCGATTGAACCAGGTGTTGTGGCGGTAACGATTGGAACAAGTGGAGCGATAAGAGCCGTTACGGACCGCCCGGTAACAGATCCAAAAGGACGTATTTTCTGCTATGCACTTACGGAAGACAAATGGGTCATTGGTGGACCGGTTAACAACGGTGGTATCACATTCCGCTGGGTACGAGACCAGTTTGCTGCATCTGAAACAGAAACCGCCAAACGTCTTGGCATTGATACGTATGAAATCTTAACAAGAATTGCAGAACAGGTAAGTCCCGGTTCTGACGGACTAATTTTCCACCCTTACCTGGCTGGAGAACGTGCACCACTATGGAATGCTGACGCTAGAGGAAGCTTCTTCGGGCTTGCCATGCACCATAAAAAGGAGCATATGATACGCTCGGTCCTTGAAGGTGTCATTTACAATCTATACAGCGTATTACTTGCACTTGAAGAACTAATTGGTGTACCAAAGCAAATCAAAGCAACAGGTGGCTTTGCACGCTCAGCTCTCTGGCGTCAAATGATGGCAGATATCTTCAACCAGGAAGTAACCGTACCAGAAAGCTATGAAAGCTCTTGCCTCGGCGCCATCGTGCTTGGTATGGAAGCACTCGGCGAAATTGACTCCCTCAGTATCGTATCCGATCTCGTAGGGGACACATTCAGCCATCAACCAAACAAAGAAAACGTCCAAATCTATTCCGAACTACTACCAATTTACATTAGAATTTCACGAAAACTAAACGATGAATACACAGCAATAGCAAACTTTCAAAACAAAATGCTGGGATAACTAAAAAGCGGAAGTGCCCCGTTAAGACCCGTCAGGCACTGGAGCCTTACAAAATGAACACGTACTATGTGTTCAGATTGAAAGGTGAAGTGACCGAGGGTCTGGGGCACTGGAGCTGGCCAAGGAAAGAGGCAGAGTCTCCCGTTAAGACCCGCCAGGCACTGGATCCTTCCGCTCTAACCCCCCAACCAACAAAAAAAGACAGCCCTCGAGAGGCTGTCTTTTACTATAAATTAATGCTTAATCGCTTCTTTTAAAATAACCGTAGCTTGATCTAACTCTACATCTTTCGTTAGAACAATTTCACTTATGAGAAACTGCTGGGCATTTTCCAGTAGTTTTTTATCGTCAGTACCTAGAGGTCTTTTCTTGTTAAGGGCAACGAGCTCACGGATTACTTCCACATGATTGTGGATGTCTCCAGTTTTAAGCTTGTTCATATTATCCCGATAACGCTGGTTTCTATTTGCACTGGGCTCTTCAACTTCAACATCTTCACCAAATGAAGTTAGGACTTCATCCATCGTGCTTACATCCGACACTTCACGGATCTTCAAGTTTTCCGTTTTACCTTTTGGAATCATAACCTGTATGTCTCGAAAAGGCATATTAAGAATATAGTAGAGCTGTGTTTCGCCCAGTATTTCTTTTTCCTCGATTGCTTCGACTATACCTGCACCGTACATGGGATAAAAAATTTTATCGCCTACCTCAAACAAGCGCCCACCCCCAAATTTATAAATTATAGCACATCTCCTATTATAACATAAACACTTAATTTGTACGAATTAAAGATTTTTTTATCCGATTCCATATGTTTGATTGTTTGAGTCATACTCGATTACAATAAAAGACAAATAGGGATACGATCGGGAATGGAGGCGTTTACAAAATGAAGATAGGAATGATTAGTTTCTGGCATGTTCATGCAAAAGATTATGCAAGAGAAGCAGAACGGCACTCTGATACAACGATCGCAGCAATCTGGGACGAGGACGAGGAAAGAGGTAGAAGAGAGGCGCAGAATCGACAGGCTGAGTACATAGGTGATCTCGATGACCTGCTTTCGAGAAAAGATATTAATGCTGTTGTCATTGATACACCGACGAATGTTCATAGGGACATTATCATTAAAGCTGCCAAAGCAGGAAAGCACATCTTTACTGAAAAAGTATTAGCAGCGACAGAGAAGGAAGCACTTGAAATCCTTGAAGTAGTTAAACAGGCTGATGTGAAGCTGTTTGTTTCACTTCCGCGCGTTTATGATGACTATACAGAAGCGATCCTGGATCTAATTAAATCGGGTGAACTCGGTGAGGTCACTCAGACACGTGTACGCCTTGCACATGATGGAGCTACCGCTGATTGGCTCCCTGCCCATTTCTATAATAAGGAGGAGTGTCAGGGAGGAGCGCTCATTGATCTCGGATGTCATCCAGTTTATTTAACAAGAATGTTTCAGGGGATGCCCGATACTGTAAGCGCTCAGTTTGGCTATATCACTGGAAAATCTGTTGAGGATCAGGCGGTAGTCACATACGGTTATAAGAACGGAGCGTATGGCATAGCAGAAACCGGATTTGTTAATGCGCACTCACCCTTCACAATTGAAGTGCACGGCACAAAAGGATCTGTTTGTTTTGGAACACCTGAGCAAGTGCTTCTAAAGAAAGTTAGTGCTAAATGGGAAGAGGTCGAACTACCAGCGGATCGTCCTTCGCCTTTTAAACAGTGGGTGGATCATATTCAAAACGATAAAGGCACAGATGAAAACATTGCGCTTGCACTCGACCTGACAGTGCTAATGGAATCCGCTTATAAGGCGGAAGCACAAAAGCGTGAAATTCAAATTGGCGAGCGATAGGTAATCTTACATTTGACGGAAGATAATGTGTTACACTAACCTCGACTAATGATAATTGAGGTGTCTTATGAATACGTTCTTACAATACAATCCAACTCGACTTTATTTCGGAAAAGGACAGGTTGAAAAGCTAACTGGCGAAATTAAAACTGGTGCTAAAGTTCTCCTCGTGTATGGTGGCGGAAGCATTAAACGAAACGGTGTGTATGATGCCGTCATCGCAGAGCTTGAGAAAGTGAATGCCGAAGTTTTTGAACTATCGGGCGTTGAGCCGAACCCTCGTCTAACAACTGTTGAGAAAGGATCAGCTATCTGTAAAAGAGAGGGCATTGATTTTCTATTAGCAGTTGGGGGTGGTAGTGTTATTGACTGCACAAAAGCCATTGCGGCTAGTGCGCATTATGAGGGGCCAGCATGGGACTTGATTACACAGAAAGAACCGATTGAATCGGCCCTTCCTTTTGGAACAGTCCTTACCCTTGCGGCAACAGGTTCTGAGATGAACTCTGTATCGGTGATTACAAACTGGGAAACGAAAGAGAAGCTGGGCTGGGGGTCACCGCATGTGTTCCCAACGTTTTCTGTATTGGATCCAACGTATACATTCTCTGTACCGAAAGATCAAACGGTTTATGGGATTGTGGACAGCATGTCACACGCCCTTGAGCATTATTTCCATCGCACGAGCAACACCCCGATGATTGATGGCTTTATTGAGTCACTTTTACGAACTGCCATTGCGACAGGAACAAAGCTAGTCGCTAACCTGGAATCATATGAGTATCGTGAAACGATGATGTATATTAGTACAACAGCTTTTAACGGTACATTAAGTAATGGAACAGACGGCGGCGACTGGGCGACGCATCGCATTGAGCATGCAGTTTCAGCGGTTTATGATATCCCACACGGTGGAGGATTAGCGATTCTTTTCCCGAACTGGCTTGAACATGTGTTAGAAGAAGATTCGTCTCGGGTGAAGCAGCTTGCGGTAAATGTTTTTGGTATTTCACCTGAAGGTAAAAGTGATCATGACATTGCGGTAGAGGGTGCTAGAGCCCTGCGCGATTTCTGGAACTCACTTGGTGCACCATCCCGTCTTCTGGATTACGGGATTGATGAAGCTGAATTCGAGGCAATGATTGAGAAAACGTTCATTAAACCTGGTGTTGGAACATACAAAGAGCTTGATCGTGAAAGTGTAAGGGATATTTTAAAACGTTCCTTATAAAGAAACAGCATGGCAAATTGCCATGCTGTTTCTTTCTATTCTTCACAAATTGAAATATGCTTAAAAGCCGCTACGTCAAACAGCCCTAGGTCTGTCAGTTTAAGTTCAGGTATGACAGGAAGACTTAAAAAGGAGAGCGTTAAAAATGGATTGAAGTCAGTAGGAGCTCCGATTTTTCTCAGTGCTGCGTCCAGCTCTTCTAGCTCTTTATTCACAGAGTGATAGTCCTGATCAGAAAGCAATCCTGCTATTGGAAGCGGCAGTTTTCCGATAATGTTCTCATTCTGAATAACAACAAGACCACCATGCATCTCTTGAATCGCTTCAGCCGCTTTGATCATATCAGCGTCATTTGTCCCCGCAATAAGCAGGTTGTGTGAATCGTGACCAACTGTCGATGCAATAGCACCTTTTTTAAATTGGAATCCTTTTACGATGCCAAGTCCAATGTTGCCTGTATGATGGTGACGCTCGATAACTGCGAGCTTCATCAGATCCTGTTGTGGAGAGGGGATAAAGCATTCGTTCTCGTCTTGATCGACGTTAATCACCAGTTTTTTCGTTAAAATTTGATTTGGCACAATCTCGATGACATGTGCTTTCCCTTTTCCAACATTGAGCTTCAAGTGCTCAAGCGTTAGTTCCGGGATATGAACTGAATCCAGGATGGATTCTGGCGGTCTCGTTTTTGGAATCTCTTCTAATGAGCCATTATCCGCTATGAGCTCACCGGCTCTATATACCTGGGAAACAGAGAAAGAAGCCAGGTCATCAAGTATTAGAAAGTCAGCCTCCAAACCAGGTGCAATCGCTCCCTTTGTTTTAAGGCCATAGCACTCAGCCGCATTGAGAGTAGCCATCTGAATTGCTAGAAGGGGGTCCATTCCCTGTTGAATCGCTAAACGAATATTATGATCGACGCTTCCTTCATTGATCAAATCATCCAGATGTTTATCGTCTGTACAGAACATAAACCGTCTTGCATTCTTTTCTGTTACTGCTGGTGTAAGTTGCTTTAGATTTTTGGCAACCGAACCCTCTCGAATTAGCACGTACATTCCTCTTCTTATGCGATCTAACGCTTCATCAGCTGTCATACACTCATGGTCTGTCCTAATTCCTGCAGATTTATAAGTGTTTATTGCACCCGAATCAAGTCCGGCAGCATGGCCATCAATTATCTTTCCCTTCCCCAGGGCATCCAGGAGCTTCTCTATCATAGCTGGAGACGTACTAGCGACAGATGGGAAGTCCAT harbors:
- a CDS encoding Gfo/Idh/MocA family protein; this translates as MKIGMISFWHVHAKDYAREAERHSDTTIAAIWDEDEERGRREAQNRQAEYIGDLDDLLSRKDINAVVIDTPTNVHRDIIIKAAKAGKHIFTEKVLAATEKEALEILEVVKQADVKLFVSLPRVYDDYTEAILDLIKSGELGEVTQTRVRLAHDGATADWLPAHFYNKEECQGGALIDLGCHPVYLTRMFQGMPDTVSAQFGYITGKSVEDQAVVTYGYKNGAYGIAETGFVNAHSPFTIEVHGTKGSVCFGTPEQVLLKKVSAKWEEVELPADRPSPFKQWVDHIQNDKGTDENIALALDLTVLMESAYKAEAQKREIQIGER
- a CDS encoding iron-containing alcohol dehydrogenase, with protein sequence MNTFLQYNPTRLYFGKGQVEKLTGEIKTGAKVLLVYGGGSIKRNGVYDAVIAELEKVNAEVFELSGVEPNPRLTTVEKGSAICKREGIDFLLAVGGGSVIDCTKAIAASAHYEGPAWDLITQKEPIESALPFGTVLTLAATGSEMNSVSVITNWETKEKLGWGSPHVFPTFSVLDPTYTFSVPKDQTVYGIVDSMSHALEHYFHRTSNTPMIDGFIESLLRTAIATGTKLVANLESYEYRETMMYISTTAFNGTLSNGTDGGDWATHRIEHAVSAVYDIPHGGGLAILFPNWLEHVLEEDSSRVKQLAVNVFGISPEGKSDHDIAVEGARALRDFWNSLGAPSRLLDYGIDEAEFEAMIEKTFIKPGVGTYKELDRESVRDILKRSL
- the ade gene encoding adenine deaminase, giving the protein MDEFINRVKVAGGKRKADLVITNALIVDVYNLEVIKEDIAIVDGVFAGIGSFEGERVIDAKGKYVTPSLIDAHVHIESAMVTPSEFAKAVLPRGVTAVVTDPHEIGNVSGVEGITYMIEDSENVPMDIFFMLPSSVPSTAFENSGATLSASDLKPLYDHHRVLGLAEVMDFPSVASTSPAMIEKLLDALGKGKIIDGHAAGLDSGAINTYKSAGIRTDHECMTADEALDRIRRGMYVLIREGSVAKNLKQLTPAVTEKNARRFMFCTDDKHLDDLINEGSVDHNIRLAIQQGMDPLLAIQMATLNAAECYGLKTKGAIAPGLEADFLILDDLASFSVSQVYRAGELIADNGSLEEIPKTRPPESILDSVHIPELTLEHLKLNVGKGKAHVIEIVPNQILTKKLVINVDQDENECFIPSPQQDLMKLAVIERHHHTGNIGLGIVKGFQFKKGAIASTVGHDSHNLLIAGTNDADMIKAAEAIQEMHGGLVVIQNENIIGKLPLPIAGLLSDQDYHSVNKELEELDAALRKIGAPTDFNPFLTLSFLSLPVIPELKLTDLGLFDVAAFKHISICEE